From the genome of Argentina anserina chromosome 4, drPotAnse1.1, whole genome shotgun sequence, one region includes:
- the LOC126789992 gene encoding protein argonaute 10 isoform X1, giving the protein MPIRKMKESSEQHLVIKTHLQNSANPVQKAPKTAQNGKGPPISEPQNPKAQNQASPPTKNRGRRRGRGGRKSDQGEVFMRPSSRHCTVAHIPASPNLVGGGPLVSTTNGSLENGGNLCAMEMGFPTSSKSLSFAPRPGYGQAGIKCVVKANHFFAELPDKDLNHYDVSITPEVTSRVVNRAIMAELVRLYRESDLGMRLPAYDGRKSLYTAGELPFVWKEFNIKLADEEERIDGQKREREYKVVIKFVARANMYHLSQFLAGKCADAPQEALQILDIVLRELSSKRYCPIGRSFFSPNIRTPQRLGEGLESWCGFYQSIRPTQMGLSLNIDMASAAFIEPLPVIEFVAQLLGKDVLTRTLSDADRIKIKKALRGVKVEVTHRGSVRRKYRVSGLTSQPTRELVFPVDENSTMKSVIEYFKEMYGFTIEHGHLPCLQVGGNQKKANYLPMEACKIVEGQRYTKRLNEKQITALLKVTCQRPRDRENDILQTVQHNAYDQDPYANEFGIKISEKLASVEARILPAPWLKYHETGKEKNCLPQVGQWNMMNKKMINGMTVSRWACINFSRSVQESVARSFCSELGQMCQVSGMEFNQEPVIPIYNARPEQVEKALKHVYHASMNKTKGKELELLLAILPDNNGSLYGDIKRICETDLGLISQCCLTKHVFKISKQYLANVSLKINVKMGGRNTVLLDAISCRIPLVSDIPTIIFGADVSHPENGEDTSPSIAAVVASQDWPEVTKYAGLVCAQAHRQELIQDLYKTWQDPVRGTISGGMIRDLLVSFRKATGQKPLRIIFYRDGVSEGQFYQVLLYELDAIRKACASLEPNYQPPVTFIVVQKRHHTRLFANNHRDRSSVDKSGNILPGTVVDTKICHPTEFDFYLCSHAGIQGTSRPAHYHVLWDENKFTPDGIQSLTNNLCYTYARCTRSVSVVPPAYYAHLAAFRARFYMEPDLQENGSIGHAGKGTRAVGESGVRPLPALKENVKRVMFYC; this is encoded by the exons ATGCCTATCAGGAAAATGAAGGAGAGCTCAGAGCAGCACCTTGTGATCAAAACCCATTTACAGAACTCAGCAAACCCAGTTCAGAAGGCTCCTAAGACTGCCCAAAATGGCAAAGGTCCACCAATTTCAGAGCCTCAAAACCCCAAAGCTCAGAACCAAGCTTCACCTCCAACCAAGAacagaggaaggagaaggggTAGAGGTGGTCGGAAGTCCGATCAAGGCGAGGTTTTTATGAGGCCTAGTTCAAGGCACTGCACGGTTGCTCATATTCCAGCCTCACCAAACTTGGTTGGTGGAGGTCCTTTAGTTAGTACTACAAATGGTTCATTGGAAAATGGTGGAAATTTGTGTGCCATGGAGATGGGTTTCCCCACTTCCAGCAAGTCTTTGAGCTTTGCACCTAGGCCTGGTTATGGACAAGCTGGGATAAAGTGTGTTGTAAAGGCCAACCATTTCTTTGCTGAGTTACCAGACAAAGACTTGAACCATTATGAT GTCAGCATAACTCCTGAAGTTACATCGAGAGTTGTGAACAGAGCTATCATGGCAGAACTAGTGAGGCTGTACAGAGAATCTGACCTTGGCATGAGACTGCCTGCTTATGATGGTAGAAAGAGTCTGTACACTGCTGGTGAGTTACCGTTTGTTTGGAAGGAGTTTAACATCAAACTTGCTGATGAAGAAGAGCGAATTGATGGCCAAAA AAGAGAAAGGGAATATAAAGTGGTGATAAAGTTTGTTGCTCGAGCAAACATGTATCATTTGAGCCAGTTTCTGGCCGGTAAATGTGCTGATGCCCCGCAGGAGGCTCTCCAAATTCTAGACATTGTTTTAAGAGAGCTTTCATCAAAAAG GTACTGCCCCATTGGGAGATCCTTCTTTTCACCTAATATACGAACACCACAAAGGCTTGGTGAGGGGTTGGAGTCATGGTGTGGGTTTTACCAAAGTATAAGGCCTACCCAAATGGGACTTTCCCTCAACATTG ATATGGCTTCAGCTGCATTCATAGAGCCTCTCCCCGTAATAGAGTTCGTAGCCCAGCTTCTGGGAAAGGATGTACTAACTAGGACATTATCTGATGCTGATCGTATAAAG ATTAAGAAGGCTCTTAGAGGGGTGAAAGTTGAAGTTACCCACAGGGGAAGTGTTCGAAGAAAGTATCGAGTGTCAGGACTGACATCTCAACCTACAAGAGAGCTTGT GTTTCCTGTTGATGAGAACTCAACGATGAAATCAGTAATTGAATACTTCAAGGAGATGTATGGATTCACAATTGAACATGGACATCTTCCTTGCCTTCAAGTTGGCGGAAATCAGAAAAAAGCAAATTATTTACCTATGGAG GCCTGCAAAATAGTTGAGGGACAACGATATACAAAAAGGTTGAATGAGAAGCAAATTACTGCTCTCTTAAAAGTTACATGCCAAAGGCCTAGGGATCGTGAAAATGACATCCTCCAG ACCGTCCAACATAATGCTTATGACCAAGACCCTTATGCTAATGAGTTTGGGATCAAAATCAGTGAAAAGCTCGCTTCAGTTGAGGCTCGAATTCTTCCAGCCCCTTGG CTGAAGTATCATGAAacaggaaaagaaaagaattgtTTGCCTCAAGTAGGTCAGTGGAATATGATGAACAAG AAAATGATTAATGGGATGACAGTTAGCCGGTGGGCTTGTATTAATTTCTCCAGGAGTGTCCAGGAGAGTGTTGCTCGAAGTTTTTGTAGTGAACTTGGTCAGATGTGTCAAGTCTCTGGCAtg GAATTTAATCAAGAACCCGTTATTCCAATTTACAATGCTAGGCCTGAGCAAGTAGAGAAAGCTCTGAAGCATGTATATCATGCATCcatgaacaaaacaaaaggaaaagagtTAGAGCTCTTATTGGCTATTTTGCCTGACAACAACGGGTCCCTGTATG GTGATATCAAGCGAATATGTGAAACAGATCTTGGATTAATCTCACAATGCTGTCTTACAAAGCATGTTTTCAAGATAAGCAAACAGTATTTGGCTAATGTGTCGCTTAAGATAAATGTTAAG ATGGGTGGCAGAAACACAGTACTTTTGGATGCTATCAGCTGCAGAATACCTTTAGTTAGCGACATACCAACTATAATTTTTGGAGCAGATGTGTCTCACCCGGAGAATGGAGAAGATACCAGTCCCTCTATTGCTGCG GTAGTTGCTTCCCAGGATTGGCCAGAAGTGACCAAATATGCTGGGTTAGTTTGTGCTCAAGCTCACAGACAGGAACTGATACAAGATTTGTACAAGACATGGCAGGACCCTGTTCGTGGCACAATCAGTGGCGGCATGATCCG GGATCTTCTGGTTTCCTTTAGGAAAGCAACAGGGCAGAAGCCTCTCAGGATTATATTTTACAG GGATGGCGTTAGTGAAGGGCAATTTTATCAGGTCTTACTCTATGAGCTTGATGCGATTAGGAAG GCATGTGCTTCTCTGGAACCCAACTATCAACCGCCAGTGACTTTCATTGTGGTACAAAAGCGGCACCACACACGATTATTTGCTAATAACCATAGGGACAGGAGCAGTGTTGACAAAAGTGGCAACATATTGCCTG GCACTGTGGTTGATACCAAGATATGCCATCCTACAGAGTTTGATTTCTATCTCTGCAGCCATGCTGGTATTCAG GGGACAAGTCGGCCAGCTCACTACCATGTTCTCTGGGATGAGAATAAGTTTACTCCTGATGGAATCCAGTCATTGACAAATAACCTTTGCTACACATATGCAAGGTGCACACGCTCTGTGTCTGTTG TACCCCCAGCATATTATGCACATTTGGCTGCTTTTCGTGCCCGATTCTATATGGAGCCAGATCTGCAGGAAAATGGCTCTATTGGTCATGCTGGTAAGGGCACACGAGCTGTGGGAGAGTCTGGAGTCCGGCCTCTTCCAGCTTTGAAGGAGAATGTAAAGAGAGTAATGTTTTATTGTTAG
- the LOC126789992 gene encoding protein argonaute 10 isoform X2, whose amino-acid sequence MPIRKMKESSEQHLVIKTHLQNSANPVQKAPKTAQNGKGPPISEPQNPKAQNQASPPTKNRGRRRGRGGRKSDQGEVFMRPSSRHCTVAHIPASPNLVGGGPLVSTTNGSLENGGNLCAMEMGFPTSSKSLSFAPRPGYGQAGIKCVVKANHFFAELPDKDLNHYDVSITPEVTSRVVNRAIMAELVRLYRESDLGMRLPAYDGRKSLYTAGELPFVWKEFNIKLADEEERIDGQKREREYKVVIKFVARANMYHLSQFLAGKCADAPQEALQILDIVLRELSSKRYCPIGRSFFSPNIRTPQRLGEGLESWCGFYQSIRPTQMGLSLNIDMASAAFIEPLPVIEFVAQLLGKDVLTRTLSDADRIKIKKALRGVKVEVTHRGSVRRKYRVSGLTSQPTRELVFPVDENSTMKSVIEYFKEMYGFTIEHGHLPCLQVGGNQKKANYLPMEACKIVEGQRYTKRLNEKQITALLKVTCQRPRDRENDILQTVQHNAYDQDPYANEFGIKISEKLASVEARILPAPWLKYHETGKEKNCLPQVGQWNMMNKKMINGMTVSRWACINFSRSVQESVARSFCSELGQMCQVSGMEFNQEPVIPIYNARPEQVEKALKHVYHASMNKTKGKELELLLAILPDNNGSLYGDIKRICETDLGLISQCCLTKHVFKISKQYLANVSLKINVKMGGRNTVLLDAISCRIPLVSDIPTIIFGADVSHPENGEDTSPSIAAAFASQDWPEVTKYAGLVCAQAHRQELIQDLYKTWQDPVRGTISGGMIRDLLVSFRKATGQKPLRIIFYRDGVSEGQFYQVLLYELDAIRKACASLEPNYQPPVTFIVVQKRHHTRLFANNHRDRSSVDKSGNILPGTVVDTKICHPTEFDFYLCSHAGIQGTSRPAHYHVLWDENKFTPDGIQSLTNNLCYTYARCTRSVSVVPPAYYAHLAAFRARFYMEPDLQENGSIGHAGKGTRAVGESGVRPLPALKENVKRVMFYC is encoded by the exons ATGCCTATCAGGAAAATGAAGGAGAGCTCAGAGCAGCACCTTGTGATCAAAACCCATTTACAGAACTCAGCAAACCCAGTTCAGAAGGCTCCTAAGACTGCCCAAAATGGCAAAGGTCCACCAATTTCAGAGCCTCAAAACCCCAAAGCTCAGAACCAAGCTTCACCTCCAACCAAGAacagaggaaggagaaggggTAGAGGTGGTCGGAAGTCCGATCAAGGCGAGGTTTTTATGAGGCCTAGTTCAAGGCACTGCACGGTTGCTCATATTCCAGCCTCACCAAACTTGGTTGGTGGAGGTCCTTTAGTTAGTACTACAAATGGTTCATTGGAAAATGGTGGAAATTTGTGTGCCATGGAGATGGGTTTCCCCACTTCCAGCAAGTCTTTGAGCTTTGCACCTAGGCCTGGTTATGGACAAGCTGGGATAAAGTGTGTTGTAAAGGCCAACCATTTCTTTGCTGAGTTACCAGACAAAGACTTGAACCATTATGAT GTCAGCATAACTCCTGAAGTTACATCGAGAGTTGTGAACAGAGCTATCATGGCAGAACTAGTGAGGCTGTACAGAGAATCTGACCTTGGCATGAGACTGCCTGCTTATGATGGTAGAAAGAGTCTGTACACTGCTGGTGAGTTACCGTTTGTTTGGAAGGAGTTTAACATCAAACTTGCTGATGAAGAAGAGCGAATTGATGGCCAAAA AAGAGAAAGGGAATATAAAGTGGTGATAAAGTTTGTTGCTCGAGCAAACATGTATCATTTGAGCCAGTTTCTGGCCGGTAAATGTGCTGATGCCCCGCAGGAGGCTCTCCAAATTCTAGACATTGTTTTAAGAGAGCTTTCATCAAAAAG GTACTGCCCCATTGGGAGATCCTTCTTTTCACCTAATATACGAACACCACAAAGGCTTGGTGAGGGGTTGGAGTCATGGTGTGGGTTTTACCAAAGTATAAGGCCTACCCAAATGGGACTTTCCCTCAACATTG ATATGGCTTCAGCTGCATTCATAGAGCCTCTCCCCGTAATAGAGTTCGTAGCCCAGCTTCTGGGAAAGGATGTACTAACTAGGACATTATCTGATGCTGATCGTATAAAG ATTAAGAAGGCTCTTAGAGGGGTGAAAGTTGAAGTTACCCACAGGGGAAGTGTTCGAAGAAAGTATCGAGTGTCAGGACTGACATCTCAACCTACAAGAGAGCTTGT GTTTCCTGTTGATGAGAACTCAACGATGAAATCAGTAATTGAATACTTCAAGGAGATGTATGGATTCACAATTGAACATGGACATCTTCCTTGCCTTCAAGTTGGCGGAAATCAGAAAAAAGCAAATTATTTACCTATGGAG GCCTGCAAAATAGTTGAGGGACAACGATATACAAAAAGGTTGAATGAGAAGCAAATTACTGCTCTCTTAAAAGTTACATGCCAAAGGCCTAGGGATCGTGAAAATGACATCCTCCAG ACCGTCCAACATAATGCTTATGACCAAGACCCTTATGCTAATGAGTTTGGGATCAAAATCAGTGAAAAGCTCGCTTCAGTTGAGGCTCGAATTCTTCCAGCCCCTTGG CTGAAGTATCATGAAacaggaaaagaaaagaattgtTTGCCTCAAGTAGGTCAGTGGAATATGATGAACAAG AAAATGATTAATGGGATGACAGTTAGCCGGTGGGCTTGTATTAATTTCTCCAGGAGTGTCCAGGAGAGTGTTGCTCGAAGTTTTTGTAGTGAACTTGGTCAGATGTGTCAAGTCTCTGGCAtg GAATTTAATCAAGAACCCGTTATTCCAATTTACAATGCTAGGCCTGAGCAAGTAGAGAAAGCTCTGAAGCATGTATATCATGCATCcatgaacaaaacaaaaggaaaagagtTAGAGCTCTTATTGGCTATTTTGCCTGACAACAACGGGTCCCTGTATG GTGATATCAAGCGAATATGTGAAACAGATCTTGGATTAATCTCACAATGCTGTCTTACAAAGCATGTTTTCAAGATAAGCAAACAGTATTTGGCTAATGTGTCGCTTAAGATAAATGTTAAG ATGGGTGGCAGAAACACAGTACTTTTGGATGCTATCAGCTGCAGAATACCTTTAGTTAGCGACATACCAACTATAATTTTTGGAGCAGATGTGTCTCACCCGGAGAATGGAGAAGATACCAGTCCCTCTATTGCTGCGGCAT TTGCTTCCCAGGATTGGCCAGAAGTGACCAAATATGCTGGGTTAGTTTGTGCTCAAGCTCACAGACAGGAACTGATACAAGATTTGTACAAGACATGGCAGGACCCTGTTCGTGGCACAATCAGTGGCGGCATGATCCG GGATCTTCTGGTTTCCTTTAGGAAAGCAACAGGGCAGAAGCCTCTCAGGATTATATTTTACAG GGATGGCGTTAGTGAAGGGCAATTTTATCAGGTCTTACTCTATGAGCTTGATGCGATTAGGAAG GCATGTGCTTCTCTGGAACCCAACTATCAACCGCCAGTGACTTTCATTGTGGTACAAAAGCGGCACCACACACGATTATTTGCTAATAACCATAGGGACAGGAGCAGTGTTGACAAAAGTGGCAACATATTGCCTG GCACTGTGGTTGATACCAAGATATGCCATCCTACAGAGTTTGATTTCTATCTCTGCAGCCATGCTGGTATTCAG GGGACAAGTCGGCCAGCTCACTACCATGTTCTCTGGGATGAGAATAAGTTTACTCCTGATGGAATCCAGTCATTGACAAATAACCTTTGCTACACATATGCAAGGTGCACACGCTCTGTGTCTGTTG TACCCCCAGCATATTATGCACATTTGGCTGCTTTTCGTGCCCGATTCTATATGGAGCCAGATCTGCAGGAAAATGGCTCTATTGGTCATGCTGGTAAGGGCACACGAGCTGTGGGAGAGTCTGGAGTCCGGCCTCTTCCAGCTTTGAAGGAGAATGTAAAGAGAGTAATGTTTTATTGTTAG
- the LOC126790846 gene encoding uncharacterized protein LOC126790846: protein MHGENGRFWHLAAANPPNLLEKYFQKLPQTKELSNPSSSKKRKANVDSESSKRTELEEVLENLPSDPARRKRILDYDPNIRDQVRRSYLLKGPCQPRNHKFPQREINGTKRKFNSSWFDDHLEWLEYSIEKDALFCLCCYLFKPEHGDQGGGDTFTAKGYNNWKNKKGLKDHVGTTGSVHNQALLNCHALMNQKQHLESVISRQVETSKQDYYTLLNASINCVRFLLRQGLVFRGHDESESSNNKGNFLELLEFLAEHNDNVKAVAFENARGNLQLKSPAIQKDIINAASVETLNTIMFDMGDAPFSILVDEARDHAVKEQMAVVLRYVDNKGEVIERFVGIEHVKSTDARSLKLAIDELFSRNRLSISNLRGQGYDGASNMRGEFNGLKALILKENNCAFYVHCFAHQLQLALVALAKNHVAVASFFFLVSRVINLVGASCKRRDLLREQQQNELLKALQNDELQSGRGQNQETTLKRPGDTRWGSHYGTLLSIISMFSSTVKVIQMIMEDGTHDDQRGECNLLLAQMQSFNFIFCLFLMRQVLGVTNELSQALQRNDQDIVNAMDLVKASKQQLQTMREEECEWDNFLDKVYCFCNKHGVKIPNMDDLFVAQGKSQRRAEKLTVIHHYRVDIFYSVIDRQLSDLNDRFNEVNSELLICVSSLSPDDSFSTFDKQKLFRLAQFYPRDFSERDVLSLEDKLHIYITDMRSRNDFCQLKGINSLAKKLVETRKHITHASVYKLLTLALVLPVATASVERVFSVMNIVKNPLRNRMGNQWLNDSLLVYIEKDMFNSVSNDAIMQRFQNMKSRRGRLPFHC, encoded by the exons ATGCACGGTGAAAATGGCAGATTCTGGCATCTTGCAGCAGCTAATCCACCCAACT TGCTAGAGAAATACTTTCAAAAACTACCACAAACAAAGGAACTTTCAAATCCTTCATCATCGAAGAAGAGGAAGGCCAATGTTGATAGTGAAAGTTCAAAGAGAACAGAACTTGAAGAAGTGTTGGAAAATCTTCCTTCAGACCCTGCACGTCGAAAGCGTATTTTGGATTATGATCCAAATATTCGTGATCAAGTTAGACGAAGTTATCTGCTCAAGGGTCCTTGTCAACCTCGAAACCATAAGTTTCCCCAAAGAGAAATAAATGGAACTAAACGGAAGTTTAACTCTTCCTGGTTTGATGATCATTTGGAGTGGCTAGAGTACAGCATAGAGAAAGATGCTTTATTTTGTCTGTGTTGTTATCTTTTTAAACCAGAACATGGTGATCAAGGAGGCGGCGATACATTTACTGCTAAAGGTTACAACAATTGGAAGAATAAAAAAGGGCTTAAAGATCATGTTGGAACTACCGGTAGTGTTCATAATCAAGCTCTATTGAATTGCCATGCTCTAATGAATCAGAAGCAGCATCTTGAATCAGTTATTAGTCGTCAAGTGGAAACCTCTAAGCAGGACTATTATACTCTTTTGAATGCTTCAATTAATTGTGTTCGTTTCTTGTTGCGACAAGGTCTTGTTTTCCGTGGCCATGATGAATCAGAATCCTCAAACAACAAAGGAAACTTTCTAGAACTTCTAGAATTTCTTGCTGAACACAATGACAATGTGAAAGCTGTCGCCTTTGAAAATGCTCGAGGAAATCTACAGTTGAAATCACCTGCTATACAAAAAGATATCATAAATGCAGCTTCTGTTGAAACTCTTAATACAATCATGTTTGACATGGGTGATGCACCATTTTCTATTCTTGTTGATGAAGCACGAGATCATGCAGTAAAAGAGCAGATGGCAGTTGTTCTTCGATATGTAGATAATAAAGGTGAAGTAATTGAAAGGTTTGTCGGCATCGAACATGTGAAAAGTACTGATGCACGGTCCTTGAAACTTGCAATAGATGAGCTATTTTCCAGAAATAGGTTGAGCATATCAAATCTTCGAGGACAAGGCTATGATGGGGCTAGTAATATGCGAGGTGAGTTCAATGGTCTTAAGGCACttattttgaaagaaaataattgtgCATTTTATGTTCATTGTTTTGCACATCAACTTCAACTTGCTCTTGTTGCTCTAGCTAAAAACCATGTTGCAgttgcttcattttttttcttagtcAGTAGAGTGATTAACCTTGTTGGAGCATCATGTAAACGTCGTGATCTTCTTCGAGAGCAACAACAAAATGAACTGTTAAAAGCTCTTCAAAATGATGAGCTTCAAAGTGGAAGAGGACAGAATCAAGAAACTACTCTTAAACGTCCGGGTGATACACGTTGGGGGTCACATTATGGTACATTACTGAGCATTATTTCTATGTTTTCTTCCACAGTTAAGGTGATTCAAATGATTATGGAAGATGGGACACATGATGATCAAAGAGGGGAATGTAATCTGTTGCTAGCACAAATGCaatcatttaattttatattttgtttgtttttaatgAGACAAGTGTTGGGTGTGACGAATGAGTTATCACAAGCATTACAAAGAAATGATCAAGATATTGTCAATGCTATGGATTTAGTTAAGGCAAGCAAGCAACAACTACAAACTATGAGGGAGGAAGAATGTGAATGGGATAATTTCCTTGACAAGGTCTACTGTTTCTGTAACAAGCATGGTGTCAAGATTCCCAATATGGATGATCTTTTTGTTGCTCAAGGGAAATCACAACGTAGGGCTGAAAAGTTGACAGTCATTCATCATTATCGAGTGGATATCTTTTATTCTGTGATCGATAGACAACTTTCAGACTTGAATGATCGTTTTAATGAGGTAAACTCTGAGCTTCTAATTTGTGTTTCAAGTTTAAGTCCAGATGATTCATTTTCTACTTTTGACAAGCAAAAGTTATTTCGTCTTGCTCAATTTTATCCAAGAGATTTTTCTGAAAGAGATGTATTATCACTTGAAGACAAGCTTCATATTTACATTACTGATATGCGATCCAGAAATGATTTTTGTCAACTGAAAGGAATCAATAGTCTTGCAAAAAAATTGGTGGAGACTAGAAAGCACATAACACATGCATCAGTCTACAAGCTTCTAACTTTGGCTTTAGTTCTACCAGTTGCAACAGCTTCAGTGGAAAGAGTATTCTCAGTTATGAACATTGTGAAGAATCCACTTCGTAATAGAATGGGAAATCAGTGGTTGAACGATAGTTTGCTTGTTTATATTGAGAAAGATATGTTCAATAGTGTTAGTAATGATGCTATTATGCAGCGTttccaaaatatgaaatcgcgCCGTGGACGATTACCGTTTCATTGTTGA